The genomic DNA CGTTGCGGGAATATCTTCCTGTGGTAATCCCTGGATGGCGTCAATATCCGGAAAACTGAGGATATAGGGGAGTTTGTCCCAGGCGTACAAATAGCTCACGGCAGTGTCCCAGTTTTTCAACGACCGGGAAAGTCGAAGCCCCCAGTCCCCATTTCCGATCTGGCGGGGCGGCTTCTGCTCACTCACGGAGAGCAGGTCGTCATTGGGAATGGGCAAGGCAGCTTGCTGCATCATCTGCCGGAAATCCCGCTGCATCGGCCCGAAAATGGCCCAGGGCGTCCCGAAATAGTCCACCTTGTCCGGTTCGAATACCGGGATGTAAATGCCCTCCACCGTCAGCCAGTCCCCGAAATACCGCACCCGGGCCATCCAGTTGGGGATTTTGCGTTCTTCCAGCTCCGGAAGCATGAACTCCCGCAGGTCCTGGGGATTGATATTGTCCACCGGGCTGATGCCATCGGTCTTACCCCAGCGCACCCGCTGCCTGCCAAGGCGGATCTCCCAGGGGTTGCGGGACCAGTGCATGTACCCTTCGTAAAGCTCCAGGTCGTAATCATCGGTGCTGGATTCCGGTCCGAACCAAAGATAGTCTGACTGCACCGAGGCCAGAAAAAAAAGGTTTTCAGGCGCTGTGGCAAGAGGAGCCTGCATTGCCGTCAAGTCAGGTGTCCACTTGCCTTCGAGTCGGATTCTGTTGCGCAGCATCTGGGTCTGCTCAGTGTCGTGGTCTTTTCGGATGTCCTGAGCGGCTTTCAGTTCCACGAACCCGCTCAGGTCGATGGTCTTCGGCAGAGTGGACCAATCATCCGCAGCTTTTTCGTACTGTGGGGCAGTGTCGCCAAAGAGCAGAATTGTCCCTGCTGACTTCGGGGTATCGGGCGTGTTTGCGCCGGGGAAGTGGAGTTCGGCGGCCGGTTCCGGAGAGAAGGATGTGACCGGGTTAATGAGGGAATCCGTCGAGAGTGCTTCGACCGGCAAGGAAGACTTGAAGATGACCACGTCGTAGGTCGCCTGCTCGTCCACCATGGGCCGGGATGCGGTCAGCAGCGGCAGGGGATGGTGCAGATCCAGCACGATGCGGACCGTGTCCGGCCTGAACTGCCCGGCTCGTATCCCGATGACCGCGGGGTGGGAGGCCGAGGCTTCGCGCTGCGCTTCAGGATGGAGCCGCGCGGGGGTGATGTCCACGACGTTGCGGTCTGGATTGTCCAGCGAGAAGGTGTGGATGGTACTGGGTTCGCTGGAAAGGGAAATGGCCACAAGTTCGCCGTTTGCCCCAGGGGCAAGGGTCACCAGCGGTAATTCCGGCTGCTTGGCTCCCAGGCTTGGGGGAGCAAAGGCCAGGAGGATCAGCAGGGCTGCCGGCAAAAGGTATAGTAGGCGAGGGTGATTTCGATACATGCCAAGAGTGTTGCTTCTATGTTTTGGACGGTTGTCAATCATCACGTCATCATTTCAGGAGTGAGGCAACCTTTTTGAAAGCAGCTTTTTCCCTGCTTTCAAAAAATGTTTTCCTTGGTGCACTTGGCGCCTTGAGCGAAGCGAGCGGTTCAACTCTTGGCTTTTTATAGCGCGGCATGTCCATGAAAGGCCCAAGAATGGATAGTCGCCATGAGGCATACCAACCGATTTCACCAATTCTCCAAATTCTGCTGCGTAAACAAACTCTCCGGCAGACCGACATTGTACTCGATGCTCCGGGTTTCCAGGACCGTGCTGTGGCCGGAAGTCAGGTCCTCCATGATCACCCTGGTCTCGGTCCAGATGCCCTGGATATTTTCCAGGCGTTGGACCCGGTACTGCTTGACGTGCCGGTCGCGCTGGTCGAAAAAGTTGATTTTCAGGGGGACATGAAGATCCTTGGCCACCCAAAGGCGAATCAGGGAGTATTGGGAGTCGCTGGAGGGCTTGGGGCGGCTCTCCAGTATCCATGTCTCCACACCCTCGATTGTCTCGCTGCCCGTGACGGCATGCTCGGAGTCGTCCACGGGGCGGCGCTCCATGTCCTCGTAGGTGAAGTCCGTGTTTACGAAGCTGCGCCCCTTTTGGGTCGCGGCGATGCGCCGGGTGCGGTTCAGGGCCGGCAGGTAGAGGAACTGCTCGGTCCCGCCCTGGCCGTCCTCGATGGACAGGAAGCCGGTGCCGCTGATGTCCGCCGGGGAGGTAAAGCGGATGAAGGTCATCAGGATCGGCCCGTCTTCCCGGGTCAGGACCTCCATCTCCCGAATCCGGGACTGGCCCCGGGCGCTGATCAATTCCATGCGCACCAGGGAACGCGAATCCTGGCCGACATCCCGGTCGTGAACATACTGGGCCAGTTCTCGGCCCGTCGGAGCATCTGGAGGCAAGGCCCAGAGCGCCATGGGCCAAAGAAGCAGGGCGATGAGCAGTTTGGTGGCCGTGGTGATCACGGGGGACTCCGGGATTGTGTTTGTTACTGATAAACCGTCTACTGCAGCCTCGAAAATCCAACTGGACGAAGACTGCCCGGCAGGCTTGGATAGAAGGCGGTCAGAAAGCGTTCCTGGGAGGCGGAGAGGGCGTCCCAAAGCCGGGGTTTGAGTTGAAAAAAATGGTTGATCACTTCCGGGGGCATGATCTTGCGTCGCGGTAAACACCTGGACTCGATGGGCTGCTGAGGCTTTGGGGTTGAGCCGCAAAAAAATGCGTTCAGATCGCTCTCGAAGTCGTAGCCATTGTAAGCCTGCTGGGAGCGCCGGGCCAGGTTGTCCAGGTTGAGACGCAAAGCCACCGCCGGAGCGTCGACTTCCGGATAATAGCGTTCCGCCCCCATGTCCTCGAAAAGGAAAATGGTTTTATAGAAGGCGACATGTTTGGGATTGACCATGATGCACAGGTCGTTGACCCCCGCATGCATGGAGTAGCGCAAAATGGCCCTGGAAAGGTAGATGAACAGACACTCCCAGCGGTTGGCCGAGTGGGTGGCCAACGCGGATATTTCGGCGACCTTGCGCCGCTGGGCGCGCAGCTTGTCCAGCTCTCGTCTGTACAGGACATCCATGGGCAAACCGAACAGCTTGCTGTCCATAACCTGGGTCACGGTGGAAATCACCTGCAGGTACTCGCGGAAAAGAAATGTCGTGGTTTGCGGTAGCAGGGAGTAAATGGTGAAATGCAGGGGAACGGTGGCCGTGGGTTCCAGATAGCCGGCCTTGACGTACTCTTGGTGGACCAGGGAAAAAGATTGTTCAAAGTCCTCTCGTTCCTCGGCCAGTTTGAGATTGGGGCGGTCGATATTGTCCAGGTTGACCTTGAGTAGTGACGACCGACGGATGCGGATGCTGCGACGGCGTTCGATGGATTGGGATTCCAGAGGGTGTATGGCCATGTGCTAGGGATCCTGGGTGAGCAATGCCGGGCTTTGGGGGTAATGACGGTGGAGAAACCTGGATTGTTCAGGGTTCAGGTTGGTGAAGAGTTCCGGTTTGGTTTTGGAGAAGAACTCGAAGGAGTCCGGATCCATGGGAGCGCGTCGCTGGGGGGAAATCTGGCCCTCTCGCAACTCCTCCATGGTTGAATTGACCTTGCAGAAAAAGGCATACAGGTTGCTTTCAAAATCAAATTCGCTATAGACCTCGCCAAGCTTTTCTTCGATGGTGTCATAATTCAGGCGCAGGGCCACGGCAGGGGCGCCCACGGCATCGTAAAATTTTTCCTCGCCAAAATCGTCAAACAGGAAGATGGCCTTGTAAAATCGGACATGCTTGGGATTGACCATGATGCAGATGTCGTTGACATCGGAGAGCCGGGAATATTCAAACATGGTCTTGGACAGATAAACCATCAGGTTGCACCAGCGAACCTCCTTGGGGGTCGCCAGGGCGGAAAGCTCGGTGACCTTGCGCCCCTGACCACGCAATTCGTCCAGCTCATTCCGGTACAGGGCGTCCATGGGAAGCCCAAACTCAGGGCTGTCGAAAATCTGGGTCAGGGTGGAAATGACGGTCAGGTAGCTCTTGAAAATGAAGACGCAGGTGGACGGAAGAAAGTTGTAGATATTGTAGGAGAGAGCCGAGGGATGAGGCTGCGTGATGTAGCCCTGTTCCATGTACTCCTTGTGCACAAGCCCAAACGCCTGACTCCACTCGTCCTTGGTTTCGGCCAGTTTGATGCTTGGTCGATCAATATCGTCAAGGTTCGCTTTCAGCAGTGCCGATCTGCGGATGCGGATGGTTCTCCGTCGTTCATGGACCAATTTGTCAGTTTTGACACTTTCCATGAAAAGCTCCTGGGGAAAAAAGGGGAGGGCTTTGATGCAGATAATATGGGGTGCGGAAACAACTCCTGATGAAGCTAGCCTGATCAGAAATAAAAAGAAAGTACAACACCGGTTCAATTTTGGATAAAACTATCCTCTGAGAATTTATGGCTATTCAGGACAGCCTGGAAGGGTGCCTTTATTCCAAGGCTGGATACCCGCTCCCCCCTGAACCAAGATAGGCTTTGCGGAAAAGAGGTGTTTTTCAATGTTGTCCACAAATTGCTGACACCCTCTGCGCCAGTCTCCTGCCATCAAGCTCCTCCTTGGCTTGATATTCCGGGATGAGCGAATAATTGGGAGTCGCCACAAAAAATACCCGGCGTGCTGTTCAGCACGCCGGGTATTTTTTGTGGAACAGTTGCTTGTGTGATTTCGCGTCAGCACCCGCACCGTTCCACCACATGCCGGGTATCCACGATCAGACGGGCTTTCTCGGCGATGGCTTCCCAGTCGTAGCTGTCATGGTCCGTGACGATGACCACGCAGTCGGCTTCGGTCAGGGCGCTGTTCAGGTCGGGTTCCGATACCAACTCGATCTCGTCGTGGTTGAAGCTGGGCACATAGGGGTCGTGGTAGCTGATCAGGGCGCCTTTTTCCGCCAGCAGGTGCAGGATGTCCAGGGCCGGGGATTCGCGCAGATCGCTGATGTTCTTTTTGTAGGCCACGCCGAGGATCAGGATCTTGCTGTCCTTGACCGGCTTGCCGGCCTCGTTGAGTTCGTCCTGGACCCGGGTGACCCAGTAGCGGGGCATGGAGGTGTTGATTTCGCTGGCCAGTTCGATGAACCGGGCGGTGTAGTTCATGGTTTTCAGCTTCCAGGAGAGGTAGAGCGGGTCAATGGGGATGCAGTGGCCGCCCAGGCCCGGTCCAGGGGTGAATTTCATGAAGCCGAAGGGCTTGGTGGCCGCGGCGTCGATGATTTCCCAGGCGTCCAGACCCAGCTTGTCGCACATCAGCAGCACCTCGTTGACCAGGCCGATGTTCACGGCCCGGAAGGTGTTTTCCAGCAGCTTGACCATTTCCGCGCTCTCCGTGGAGGAAACCGGGACGATGGTCTCCATGGCCGCGCCGTACAGGGCGGTGCCGGCCACCAGGCAGTTGGCGGTCACCCCGCCCAGGACCTTGGGCGTGTTCCTGGTGGTCCAGTCCTCGCGGCCCGGATCGACCCGCTCCGGGGAGAAGCACAGGAAGAAGTTCTCGCCGGGGACCATGTCCTCCTGGTGCATGAGCATGGGCAGGATGACTTCCGTGGTGGTGCCCGGATAGGTGGTGCTTTCCAGAATAATCAGCATACCCGGATGCAGGTGGGCGGCGATTTTCTGGGTGGCATCCAGGATGTAGGAGATGTCCGGGTCGCCGGTTTTGCGCAGCGGGGTGGGCACGCAGATGCTCACTGCGTCGCAGTTTTGGAGGACGCTGAAATCGGTGGTGGCCGAGAGCCGGCCGGCATCCACCAGGGATCGGACGGTCTTCGCCGGGACATCCTCGATGTAGGACTCGCCCTGGTTGATGGCCTGGGCCTTGTCCTCGTCCAGGTCGATACCCACCACGGTCAGTCCGGCTTCGGCCAGGACAACGGCCAGCGGCAGGCCGACATAGCCCATGCCGATGATCCCCACCGTGGCGGTGCGGTCCTCAATTTTCTGCAATAGTTCGGTTTTGTGCTGCATGTTGCCTTCTCGTGAAAGTGGTGAAAGGGTTCAGGCCGCTAGTTGAGTGTAAAAAAAAAGTCCTTCTTCTGGCAGTCCGTTCAAAAA from Desulfonatronum thioautotrophicum includes the following:
- a CDS encoding outer membrane lipoprotein-sorting protein: MITTATKLLIALLLWPMALWALPPDAPTGRELAQYVHDRDVGQDSRSLVRMELISARGQSRIREMEVLTREDGPILMTFIRFTSPADISGTGFLSIEDGQGGTEQFLYLPALNRTRRIAATQKGRSFVNTDFTYEDMERRPVDDSEHAVTGSETIEGVETWILESRPKPSSDSQYSLIRLWVAKDLHVPLKINFFDQRDRHVKQYRVQRLENIQGIWTETRVIMEDLTSGHSTVLETRSIEYNVGLPESLFTQQNLENW
- a CDS encoding nucleotide sugar dehydrogenase, with amino-acid sequence MQHKTELLQKIEDRTATVGIIGMGYVGLPLAVVLAEAGLTVVGIDLDEDKAQAINQGESYIEDVPAKTVRSLVDAGRLSATTDFSVLQNCDAVSICVPTPLRKTGDPDISYILDATQKIAAHLHPGMLIILESTTYPGTTTEVILPMLMHQEDMVPGENFFLCFSPERVDPGREDWTTRNTPKVLGGVTANCLVAGTALYGAAMETIVPVSSTESAEMVKLLENTFRAVNIGLVNEVLLMCDKLGLDAWEIIDAAATKPFGFMKFTPGPGLGGHCIPIDPLYLSWKLKTMNYTARFIELASEINTSMPRYWVTRVQDELNEAGKPVKDSKILILGVAYKKNISDLRESPALDILHLLAEKGALISYHDPYVPSFNHDEIELVSEPDLNSALTEADCVVIVTDHDSYDWEAIAEKARLIVDTRHVVERCGC
- a CDS encoding DUF1302 family protein — its product is MYRNHPRLLYLLPAALLILLAFAPPSLGAKQPELPLVTLAPGANGELVAISLSSEPSTIHTFSLDNPDRNVVDITPARLHPEAQREASASHPAVIGIRAGQFRPDTVRIVLDLHHPLPLLTASRPMVDEQATYDVVIFKSSLPVEALSTDSLINPVTSFSPEPAAELHFPGANTPDTPKSAGTILLFGDTAPQYEKAADDWSTLPKTIDLSGFVELKAAQDIRKDHDTEQTQMLRNRIRLEGKWTPDLTAMQAPLATAPENLFFLASVQSDYLWFGPESSTDDYDLELYEGYMHWSRNPWEIRLGRQRVRWGKTDGISPVDNINPQDLREFMLPELEERKIPNWMARVRYFGDWLTVEGIYIPVFEPDKVDYFGTPWAIFGPMQRDFRQMMQQAALPIPNDDLLSVSEQKPPRQIGNGDWGLRLSRSLKNWDTAVSYLYAWDKLPYILSFPDIDAIQGLPQEDIPATHHITSEFRRSHTLGLEMETALGRFGLRGEAAYSDRRAFLTETLVSTDKPVIHSVIGVDYIGESDWYANLQIGHHHILEYDPAILYWKRNDYSINGELSKEFWRGNLEGIFRYYYNIQENSSFINPHLVVRYFRNWEITVGLDIFDGSGNTLLGQYQDNDQAYLLIKYFF
- a CDS encoding N-acyl amino acid synthase FeeM domain-containing protein: MESVKTDKLVHERRRTIRIRRSALLKANLDDIDRPSIKLAETKDEWSQAFGLVHKEYMEQGYITQPHPSALSYNIYNFLPSTCVFIFKSYLTVISTLTQIFDSPEFGLPMDALYRNELDELRGQGRKVTELSALATPKEVRWCNLMVYLSKTMFEYSRLSDVNDICIMVNPKHVRFYKAIFLFDDFGEEKFYDAVGAPAVALRLNYDTIEEKLGEVYSEFDFESNLYAFFCKVNSTMEELREGQISPQRRAPMDPDSFEFFSKTKPELFTNLNPEQSRFLHRHYPQSPALLTQDP
- a CDS encoding N-acyl amino acid synthase FeeM domain-containing protein; translated protein: MAIHPLESQSIERRRSIRIRRSSLLKVNLDNIDRPNLKLAEEREDFEQSFSLVHQEYVKAGYLEPTATVPLHFTIYSLLPQTTTFLFREYLQVISTVTQVMDSKLFGLPMDVLYRRELDKLRAQRRKVAEISALATHSANRWECLFIYLSRAILRYSMHAGVNDLCIMVNPKHVAFYKTIFLFEDMGAERYYPEVDAPAVALRLNLDNLARRSQQAYNGYDFESDLNAFFCGSTPKPQQPIESRCLPRRKIMPPEVINHFFQLKPRLWDALSASQERFLTAFYPSLPGSLRPVGFSRLQ